Proteins encoded together in one Carya illinoinensis cultivar Pawnee chromosome 3, C.illinoinensisPawnee_v1, whole genome shotgun sequence window:
- the LOC122303403 gene encoding probable cysteine desulfurase: MEFEKLMLGEALSAQRMNHNMNSKTGTGSTDGELKPSSSWPPGDLCHGSQAASRTLEVGLPRNESADRKLSWLRSQIIGVDAEIDSPFGKRRLTYADHTATGRSLRYIEDFLINNLLPYYGNTHTSDSYVGHRTTKTLHEATKYIKKCLGGGEDDVLLFCGSGTTAAIKRLQEVMGIAVPSMLRERLLKCLGNGERWVVFVGPYEHHSNLLSWRQSLAEVIEIGLDSNGLLDMETLRLQLEQYQSANRPILGSFSACSNVTGIYSDTRAIAELLHQYGGFACFDFAASGPYVEIDMRSGELDGYDAIFLSPHKFLGGPGSPGILLMSEALYMLKSSPPSTCGGGTVMYVNGFNEKDTLYLEDIEERENGGTPQIIQTVRAALAFRIKEYIGYENIEKLEQTNIEKALERLLPNQNICILGNTSTHRQAILSFLVYSTTNSSSASLKYGCNIDGKESLDEQLYMWREMGNKRDKPLHGPFVAALLNDLFGIQARGGCACAGPYAHILLDVDESHSLAIRAAFLKGYVGLKPGWTRISLPYYVSEEEFEFILAAVEFVAIYGQRFLPLYHFNFRTGNWAFKKKALQELLGEENKCYVHVMPLASAMHAANQEQRNSKAFEDGGAKQAKNIEKYTAYLEGAKHLASLLPKFPSQRRVPEDIDANLILFRV, encoded by the exons ATGGAGTTTGAGAAACTCATGTTGGGAGAAGCTCTTAGTGCTCAAAGAATGAACCATAACATGAATAGCAAAACTGGTACTGGGAGCACCGACGGCGAACTTAAACCCAGCAGTTCTTGGCCTCCTGGTGATCTTTGCCACGGCTCTCAAGCGGCCTCTAGGACTCTGGAGGTGGGTCTGCCAAGGAACGAATCGGCGGATAGAAAACTATCCTGGCTGCGCTCTCAAATCATCGGGGTAGATGCAGAAATAGATTCTCCATTCGGGAAACGAAGACTCACCTATGCTGATCACACTGCCACGGGTCGATCTCTTCGATACATCGAGGATTTCCTCATCAACAACTTACTTCCTTACTACG GGAACACGCACACGAGTGACAGTTATGTGGGGCACCGGACGACAAAAACATTGCATGAAGCAACGAAGTACATCAAGAAATGCTTAGGTGGTGGAGAAGATGATGTGCTCTTGTTCTGTGGCTCGGGCACGACTGCAGCTATTAAAAGGCTTCAAGAAGTAATGGGCATTGCCGTGCCATCGATGTTGAGAGAGAGGCTACTAAAATGCCTTGGAAATGGAGAAAGGTGGGTGGTTTTTGTTGGGCCTTATGAGCACCACTCGAACCTTCTTTCTTGGCGGCAAAGCTTGGCTGAAGTAATAGAGATTGGTTTAGATTCCAATGGTTTATTAGACATGGAGACTCTACGACTGCAGCTTGAGCAATATCAGTCTGCAAACAGGCCAATTTTGGGTTCTTTTTCTGCTTGTAGTAACGTGACTGGAATTTATTCAGACACCCGAGCAATTGCTGAACTTCTTCACCAATATGGAGGTTTTGCATGCTTTGATTTTGCAGCAAG TGGGCCTTACGTGGAGATTGACATGAGATCTGGGGAGCTTGATGGCTACGATGCAATTTTCCTTAGTCCACATAAGTTTCTTGGGGGACCAGGATCGCCCGGCATCCTTCTGATGAGCGAGGCACTTTATATGCTAAAATCTTCTCCACCGTCGACTTGTGGAGGTGGAACTGTGATGTATGTCAACGGCTTCAACGAAAAG GACACATTATATTTGGAGGACATTGAAGAAAGGGAAAATGGTGGCACTCCTCAAATAATCCAAACAGTTAGAGCAGCTTTGGCTTTCAGGATTAAGGAATACATTGGTTACGAGAATATTGAAAAACTGGAGCAAACCAATATAGAGAAAGCGCTTGAGAGGCTTCTCCCAAATCAGAATATATGCATTCTAGGAAATACAAGCACCCACAGACAAGCGATCTTGTCTTTCCTAGTTTATAGTACCACTAATTCCTCCTCGGCTAGCCTGAAATATGGGTGCAATATTGATGGCAAAGAGAGCTTGGACGAGCAGCTATACATGTGGAGAGAGATGGGGAACAAGAGAGATAAGCCTCTTCATGGACCATTCGTCGCAGCTCTCTTGAATGACCTTTTCGGCATCCAAGCTCGAGGTGGGTGCGCTTGTGCTGGACCCTATGCTCACATTCTGCTTGATGTCGATGAGTCCCATTCACTGGCCATCAGAGCTGCCTTTCTCAAG GGTTATGTTGGATTAAAACCCGGATGGACTAGGATCAGCCTTCCCTACTACGTATCCGAGGaggaatttgaatttattttagctgCAGTGGAATTTGTAGCTATTTATGGGCAGCGTTTCCTTCCATTGTACCACTTCAATTTTAGAACAGGAAACTGGGCTTTTAAGAAGAAAGCACTCCAGGAACTACTCGgagaggaaaacaaatgctATGTACACGTAATGCCGTTGGCCAGTGCAATGCATGCAGCAAATCAAGAACAACGCAATTCAAAAGCGTTTGAGGATGGAGGAGCTAAGCAAGCCAAGAACATAGAGAAGTATACAGCATATTTAGAAGGGGCTAAGCATCTTGCCAGTCTCCTCCCCAAGTTTCCCTCTCAGCGTAGAGTTCCTGAGGACATAGATGCCAACCTCATTCTCTTTCGAGTCTAG
- the LOC122303407 gene encoding ABA-inducible protein PHV A1-like produces MGGCATKPKVLKEASVPEPVKEEKAGAAEEPVKNEKAVVVVSVNEEEPAEKTNKKEEDDDHKVKEIVDDDKVDDQDIKRRSLSHLFKENEVGKESTDGKPAMEPLKQEELSVTKEPADESETKLSEVEKFEILVEQTAVPNDDALEKAAETEKTTETARPAAEDKTDETSEDKKIEDPDVADAPKEPETQTNEKTEEKAETQEALETTAAAEAKNDDASEGKKIEEKGETQEALETTAATETKNDDASEAKKTEEKAETQEALETTAATEAKNYDASEEKKTEVKESVEEKANV; encoded by the exons atgggaggGTGTGCGACTAAGCCGAAGGTCTTGAAGGAAGCGTCGGTTCCGGAGCCTGTGAAGGAGGAGAAAGCCGGTGCAGCTGAAGAACCGGTTAAGAACGAGAAGGCTGTTGTTGTCGTTAGCGTTAACGAGGAGGAGCCGGCTGAGAAGACTAATAAGAAGGAGGAAGACGATGATCATAAGGTCAAGGAGATTGTTGACGATGACAAAGTTGACGACCAAGATATCAAGCGCCGTTCTCTCAGCCACTTGTTCAAGGAG AATGAAGTAGGGAAGGAATCAACTGATGGTAAACCTGCAATGGAGCCACTAAAACAAGAAGAATTATCAGTGACAAAAGAACCAGCAGATGAATCTGAGACCAAACTTTCGGAggttgaaaaatttgaaattttggtAGAACAGACCGCCGTCCCTAACGATGATGCTCTCGAGAAGGCCGCCGAAACAGAGAAAACAACTGAAACGGCACGGCCAGCTGCAGAGGACAAAACTGATGAAACATCCGAggacaagaaaatagaagacCCAGATGTTGCTGATGCTCCTAAGGAGCCTGAAACCCAAACCAATGAGAAAACAGAAGAAAAGGCCGAAACACAGGAAGCACTTGAAACTACGGCAGCTGCAGAGGCAAAAAACGATGATGCATCTgaaggaaagaaaatagaagagaagGGCGAAACACAGGAAGCACTGGAAACTACGGCAGCTACAGAGACAAAAAACGATGATGCATCTGAAGCAAAGAAAACAGAAGAGAAGGCCGAAACACAAGAAGCACTTGAAACTACAGCAGCTACAGAGGCAAAAAACTATGATGCAtctgaagaaaagaaaacagaagTGAAGGAGAGTGTTGAAGAAAAAGCCAATGTGTGA